In a single window of the Microbacterium sp. SL75 genome:
- a CDS encoding LLM class F420-dependent oxidoreductase, giving the protein MLFDTPVRLGVQIQPQHVQYSDIRDAVLRLEEMGVDVLFNWDHFYPLYGDPEGEHFESWTMLSAWAEQTERVEFGALVNCNSYRNPDLQADMARTVDHISKKGGDTGRFIFGTGSGWFQRDYDEYGYDFGTAGSRLNALATDLDRVVARWSKLNPAPTRKIPVMIGGKGEQKTLRIVARHADIWHSFVTPDELPHKFGVIEKWAEAEQRDLSGLVVSNELKDRDEDVADALYDAGTRLFTLGFGGPDWDYSLVERWLRWRDSKNA; this is encoded by the coding sequence ATGCTCTTCGATACCCCCGTCCGGCTCGGCGTGCAGATCCAGCCGCAGCACGTGCAGTATTCCGACATCCGCGACGCCGTCCTTCGTCTGGAAGAGATGGGCGTCGACGTCCTGTTCAATTGGGACCACTTCTACCCCCTCTACGGTGACCCCGAGGGCGAGCACTTCGAGTCGTGGACCATGCTCTCCGCCTGGGCCGAGCAGACCGAGCGCGTCGAGTTCGGCGCGCTCGTCAACTGCAACAGCTACCGCAATCCCGACCTGCAGGCCGACATGGCCCGCACCGTCGACCACATCAGCAAGAAGGGCGGCGACACGGGTCGCTTCATCTTCGGCACCGGCTCGGGCTGGTTCCAGCGCGATTACGACGAGTACGGCTACGACTTCGGAACCGCCGGTTCGCGGCTCAACGCCCTGGCGACCGACCTCGACCGGGTCGTCGCGCGGTGGAGCAAGCTCAACCCGGCGCCCACCCGCAAGATCCCCGTCATGATCGGCGGCAAGGGCGAGCAGAAGACCCTGCGCATCGTCGCCCGTCATGCCGACATCTGGCACAGCTTCGTCACCCCCGACGAGCTGCCGCACAAGTTCGGGGTGATCGAGAAGTGGGCCGAGGCCGAGCAGCGCGACCTGTCGGGCCTCGTCGTCTCGAACGAGCTGAAGGACCGCGACGAAGACGTCGCCGACGCCCTCTACGACGCCGGCACGCGCCTGTTCACCCTCGGCTTCGGCGGTCCGGACTGGGACTACTCGCTCGTCGAGCGCTGGCTGCGCTGGCGCGACAGCAAGAACGCGTGA
- a CDS encoding endonuclease domain-containing protein: protein MDLSAPFHGTRTSMDLATTVDRCRAYEPRLTGAQFFSHQTAALLWGVPLPGPAPEHLHVSAIAPGPEPRTRGIIGHRLEMSPDLLTLRHGLPVGNPAETWAQLAPSLGEDHLVAAGDALLTAGLADHADLVEAAERPRRRGVKALAAAVPFLRAGAESPRESAVRLVIVRAGLPEPELNWVLRDAAGRFVARLDMAYPAYRVAVEYDGRQHADLTQFRRDADRWPAIAGQGWILIRVLDHHLREPYARVVDPTRRALISRGWPGSVAPS from the coding sequence ATGGACCTCAGCGCACCGTTCCATGGGACGCGCACCTCGATGGATCTCGCCACCACCGTCGACCGATGCCGCGCTTACGAGCCCAGGCTCACCGGGGCGCAGTTCTTCAGCCATCAAACCGCGGCGCTGCTGTGGGGCGTGCCGCTGCCCGGCCCCGCGCCGGAACACCTGCACGTATCGGCGATCGCGCCCGGGCCGGAGCCCCGCACGCGAGGCATCATCGGGCACCGACTCGAGATGTCGCCCGACCTCCTGACGCTGCGCCACGGCCTTCCCGTCGGGAATCCCGCCGAAACGTGGGCGCAACTCGCCCCTTCCCTCGGGGAGGACCACCTCGTCGCCGCGGGCGATGCGCTCCTGACGGCCGGTCTCGCTGATCACGCAGACCTGGTCGAGGCCGCCGAGCGCCCGCGCCGCCGGGGTGTGAAGGCGCTGGCAGCGGCAGTACCGTTCCTTCGTGCGGGAGCCGAGTCACCTCGCGAATCAGCCGTCCGTCTTGTGATCGTGCGCGCGGGCCTGCCGGAGCCCGAGCTGAACTGGGTGCTCCGCGACGCAGCGGGGCGCTTCGTCGCCCGCCTCGACATGGCCTACCCCGCCTACCGTGTCGCGGTGGAGTATGACGGGCGCCAGCATGCCGACCTGACGCAGTTCCGACGGGATGCCGACCGGTGGCCGGCCATCGCCGGACAGGGCTGGATCCTCATCCGCGTGCTCGACCACCACCTTCGCGAACCCTACGCCCGTGTCGTCGACCCGACGCGACGAGCTCTGATATCGCGAGGCTGGCCGGGCTCCGTCGCGCCCTCATGA
- a CDS encoding YhgE/Pip domain-containing protein: MTLPVERSRSRRPVTWLTLIGVLLLPAVIGGILVGALYKPTDRLENITAAIVNDDKAVELNGQLVPLGRQLTGGLVKGADDQPSNIDWVISNDEDAAAGLKDGTYTAVVTIPENFTAASLSTRPGETPEKATIGVQTAPNARVVDGAITGALASTASDVYGSTLSSQYLKNVFLGFTTLSDQLGTAASGAHQLADGASRAADGAGSLRDGLGQLSTGATGLSDGAAKLAAGAGPLASGADQLSSGAEALAGGTRSAAAGVTKLADGNAELAKQIGALAAQIPPSFAQNAQQLANAAPQISSALTDAAAALQKAADDCTGTPEQCAALRTASDNANAALPKAKQAVTQIGDLSAGASKLPAGFSALAEANQKLADGGYDAAKGITTIAGGMDGIAGGATKLADGARQFGTGASALASGAGQVASGASDAQTGAAQLADGVNQVATGTTSLADGLDAAVSKLPTYTDAQATNLADVVADPVSATGSSNSLFGVAAVPLLAMAVLWFGALASFVVFQAVSARALTSRRPSALVALRGFTPSAIVGAVQGLLVAGVVQVASDYDWGDWARFAVICIVAGVAFAAVNQALVALFGGAGRWVAAIVGALALATSIVSTVPPVLAAFATLLPTSPAYNAMLGALSAVGGVGAGAAGLVVWAVLALVVTTLVVVRRRTVSARAAVATAG, encoded by the coding sequence ATGACTCTCCCCGTCGAGCGCTCCCGTTCGCGCCGCCCCGTCACCTGGCTCACGCTCATCGGTGTGCTGCTGCTGCCCGCCGTCATCGGCGGCATCCTCGTCGGCGCGCTGTACAAGCCCACCGACCGCCTCGAGAACATCACGGCCGCGATCGTCAACGACGACAAGGCCGTGGAACTCAACGGTCAGCTCGTCCCTCTCGGGCGACAGCTGACCGGTGGCCTCGTCAAGGGAGCCGATGACCAGCCGAGCAACATCGACTGGGTCATCTCGAACGACGAAGACGCCGCGGCCGGCCTCAAGGACGGCACGTACACCGCCGTCGTCACGATCCCCGAGAACTTCACGGCCGCCTCGCTCTCCACCCGACCGGGCGAGACGCCCGAGAAGGCCACGATCGGTGTGCAGACGGCACCCAACGCGCGCGTCGTCGACGGCGCGATCACCGGAGCGCTGGCATCCACCGCCTCCGACGTCTACGGCAGCACGCTGTCGTCGCAGTACCTGAAGAACGTCTTCCTCGGGTTCACCACCCTGAGCGACCAGCTCGGCACGGCCGCGAGCGGCGCCCACCAGCTCGCCGACGGGGCCTCTCGAGCGGCCGACGGCGCCGGGAGCCTCCGCGACGGGCTGGGGCAGCTCTCCACCGGCGCAACCGGTCTGTCCGACGGCGCCGCGAAGCTCGCCGCGGGAGCCGGTCCTCTCGCCAGCGGCGCAGACCAGCTCTCGAGCGGCGCGGAAGCACTGGCCGGGGGAACGCGCTCGGCGGCGGCAGGGGTCACGAAGCTCGCCGACGGCAACGCCGAACTGGCGAAGCAGATCGGCGCCCTCGCCGCGCAGATCCCGCCGAGCTTCGCCCAGAACGCGCAACAGCTGGCGAACGCGGCGCCGCAGATCAGCTCCGCTCTCACCGACGCCGCGGCCGCCCTCCAGAAAGCGGCCGACGACTGCACCGGCACCCCCGAGCAGTGCGCGGCTCTGCGCACGGCATCCGACAACGCCAACGCGGCCCTGCCGAAGGCGAAACAGGCGGTGACGCAGATCGGCGACCTCTCGGCGGGGGCCTCCAAACTCCCCGCCGGTTTCAGCGCCCTCGCCGAGGCGAACCAGAAGCTCGCCGATGGCGGCTACGACGCCGCGAAGGGCATCACCACCATCGCCGGCGGCATGGACGGCATCGCCGGCGGAGCCACGAAGCTCGCCGACGGCGCCCGCCAGTTCGGCACGGGAGCCTCGGCCCTGGCCTCGGGCGCCGGGCAGGTGGCATCCGGAGCCTCCGACGCACAGACCGGAGCCGCCCAGCTCGCGGACGGCGTCAACCAGGTCGCGACGGGCACGACGTCGCTCGCTGACGGTCTGGACGCCGCGGTGTCGAAGCTGCCCACCTACACCGACGCGCAGGCCACGAACCTCGCCGACGTCGTCGCCGACCCCGTCTCGGCAACGGGAAGCAGCAACTCGCTGTTCGGTGTCGCGGCGGTGCCGCTGCTGGCGATGGCCGTGCTGTGGTTCGGCGCTCTCGCTTCGTTCGTGGTGTTCCAGGCGGTCTCGGCCCGCGCCCTCACCAGCCGTCGCCCCTCGGCGCTCGTCGCGCTGCGCGGGTTCACCCCCTCCGCGATCGTCGGAGCCGTGCAGGGACTGCTGGTCGCGGGCGTGGTGCAGGTCGCCTCGGACTACGACTGGGGCGACTGGGCCCGGTTCGCGGTGATCTGCATCGTCGCCGGCGTGGCCTTCGCGGCCGTCAACCAGGCGCTGGTCGCGCTGTTCGGTGGCGCGGGCCGCTGGGTCGCGGCGATCGTCGGAGCGCTGGCTCTGGCGACCAGCATCGTCTCGACGGTGCCGCCGGTGCTCGCGGCCTTCGCCACGCTGTTGCCGACCTCCCCCGCCTACAACGCGATGCTCGGCGCCCTCTCGGCCGTCGGTGGCGTGGGAGCGGGGGCCGCGGGTCTGGTGGTCTGGGCGGTGCTGGCGCTGGTGGTGACGACGCTGGTGGTGGTGCGTCGCCGCACGGTGTCGGCGCGGGCCGCGGTCGCGACCGCGGGCTGA
- a CDS encoding o-succinylbenzoate synthase gives MSTVALPPLSDILASARVVSLPLAARFRGIDTREALVFEGPEGWAEFSPFVEYADVEAATWLAGAIDFGWRPSPPAVRDLVAVNATMPAVAASEVPRILARYDGCRTVKVKVAEAGQTLADDVARVRAVREAMGPEGRVRVDANGAWNVDEAERAIHALAEFDLEYVEQPCAEVDELAALRERVGYLDIPIAADESVRKAADPLRVARAGAADLLVIKAQPLGGVHAAREIVAHAGLPAVVSSALDTSIGLSMGVALAASLPELDYDCGLGTAALFTADVVASPLVARDGALSLERPRPRSADLDRVEASEERRDWWMDRLRRCYALVEVTRG, from the coding sequence ATGAGCACCGTCGCCCTCCCCCCGCTCTCCGACATCCTCGCGTCGGCGCGCGTCGTCTCTCTTCCGCTCGCCGCCCGCTTCCGGGGGATCGACACGCGAGAGGCGCTCGTGTTCGAGGGGCCCGAGGGCTGGGCGGAGTTCTCGCCGTTCGTCGAGTACGCCGACGTCGAGGCCGCGACCTGGCTCGCCGGAGCCATCGACTTCGGGTGGCGTCCATCACCGCCCGCCGTGCGCGACCTCGTGGCCGTCAACGCCACCATGCCCGCTGTCGCGGCATCCGAGGTGCCGAGGATCCTCGCCCGCTACGACGGATGCCGCACGGTCAAGGTGAAGGTCGCCGAGGCGGGCCAGACGCTCGCCGACGACGTCGCGCGCGTACGAGCGGTCCGCGAGGCGATGGGCCCCGAGGGGCGCGTGCGCGTCGACGCCAACGGCGCGTGGAACGTCGACGAGGCCGAGCGCGCCATCCACGCACTGGCGGAATTCGATCTCGAGTACGTCGAGCAGCCGTGCGCCGAGGTCGACGAGCTGGCCGCGCTTCGCGAGCGGGTCGGCTACCTCGACATCCCGATCGCCGCCGACGAGAGCGTGCGCAAGGCCGCCGATCCTCTTCGGGTGGCCCGCGCGGGCGCCGCCGATCTGCTCGTCATCAAGGCCCAGCCTCTCGGCGGCGTGCACGCAGCTAGAGAAATCGTCGCGCACGCGGGGCTCCCGGCCGTCGTCTCCAGCGCGCTCGACACGTCGATCGGTCTGTCGATGGGCGTGGCTCTGGCGGCCTCGTTGCCCGAACTCGACTACGACTGCGGCCTCGGCACCGCCGCGCTGTTCACGGCCGACGTCGTGGCATCCCCTCTTGTTGCGCGTGACGGGGCGCTGTCGCTCGAGCGTCCCCGCCCGCGAAGCGCCGATCTCGACCGGGTGGAGGCGAGCGAGGAACGTCGCGACTGGTGGATGGATCGCCTGCGGCGCTGCTACGCGCTCGTCGAGGTCACTCGAGGATGA
- a CDS encoding TetR/AcrR family transcriptional regulator: MTDTAPAPSRRRENTRTRLVDAAAEMFAEVGIDAASVEAICDRAGFTRGAFYSNFASKEELFLALCARSAESTIAAVRERVTSIEDRGLDAAGEVLHLVQEVLEVAGEDRLDVLLGAETRVQALRNPEFAAAYLSSNGALCESVTQLVRDIAEARGLTLRLPADAATELLLSAWISTAETAVMTGTSPSASRAQLGERLAQIVRLILE; the protein is encoded by the coding sequence ATGACCGACACCGCCCCCGCCCCCTCGCGACGACGCGAGAACACCCGCACGCGTCTCGTGGACGCCGCCGCCGAGATGTTCGCCGAGGTCGGCATCGACGCAGCCTCGGTGGAGGCGATCTGCGACCGGGCCGGCTTCACGCGCGGCGCCTTCTACTCGAACTTCGCCTCGAAAGAAGAGCTCTTCCTCGCCCTGTGCGCGCGCTCCGCCGAGTCGACGATCGCCGCCGTGCGCGAGCGCGTCACCTCGATCGAGGACCGGGGCCTGGATGCCGCGGGCGAGGTCCTGCATCTCGTGCAGGAGGTGCTCGAGGTCGCGGGAGAAGACCGGCTCGACGTTCTGCTGGGCGCCGAGACGCGCGTGCAGGCGCTGCGCAACCCGGAGTTCGCCGCCGCCTATCTCTCGTCGAACGGCGCGCTGTGCGAGAGCGTCACGCAACTCGTCCGCGACATCGCCGAGGCGCGAGGACTGACCCTTCGGCTGCCGGCCGACGCCGCGACCGAGCTTCTGCTGTCGGCATGGATCTCGACGGCCGAGACCGCCGTCATGACGGGGACGTCTCCCTCCGCCTCGCGCGCTCAGCTCGGGGAGAGGCTCGCGCAGATCGTGCGACTCATCCTCGAGTGA
- a CDS encoding MMPL family transporter → MSTFLYTLGRWSFRHPWRVLTGWLLVLVIAGGGVAVFAKGTDNTFSIPGTESQAGLEMLGRTFPQVSGASAQIIVVSADGTSVRDQNYQDAVQKASTDIGRLDFVEAVTGPYDARISGGISDDGRAAIIRIQFAGESTEVPAATKDALRDATTALGQELLSGSQAILGGQLFATEIPGASLTEALGVLIAALVLMVTFRSFLVAGMPLATAILGVALSIGLIFIATGFATVSSTTPLLAVMLGLAVGIDYALFIVSRHQDQTRAGMDPEESTARAVGTAGSAVVFAGITVLIALIGLSFAGIPFLTTMGIAASVAVAIAVCVGLTLTPAFLGFAGHRVVGWGYSRSKAARLRRGMSPPQEADADAERERETTAAASRAGRTGPAQRWVGLVTRHPVVTTVAVIGLLGVTAIPAASLALTLPNAGQLPQGDEARVAYELTDEYFGPGANGPLIMTGTIVTSNDPLNLMTSIGDEIAKIPGVAKVALATPNATADTGIVQIVPETAPDDPRTADLVRELRAAEPRLYDQFGVHLLVTGYTAVTIDISDQLGAALLPFGLFVVGLSLVLLMIVFRSVWVPLTAAGGYLLSVAASFGVVAAVFEWGWFADALHVAKVGPIISFMPIVVMGVLFGLAMDYQVFLVSRMREDYVHADREGRTPREIALGAVRSGFSASARVVVAAAVIMFAVFVAFVPEGDSSLKPIALGLAVGVAVDAFLVRMTLVPAILALLGAKAWWMPRWLDRLLPKLDVEGEAVEREVRLADWPSEPSIAIAADDLRTVGSTDAEEPVFSDLSLRLPYGETLLVTGETRTTRALLLALSGRMSQIDGRLRVDGLLVPERAGAVRSRVGVALLDDPTEAAADIARAASRGTRVVLVSDIDRLDDDAREDVAQVLRRAATDARERSDDASSPFTLIVSARDERLALALLAQAQRPDVTTLALPTPRRHRPEPETFADLSEVFA, encoded by the coding sequence GTGTCGACATTCCTGTACACCCTGGGCCGCTGGTCGTTCCGCCACCCCTGGCGCGTGCTGACGGGCTGGCTGCTGGTCCTCGTGATCGCGGGCGGCGGCGTCGCCGTGTTCGCCAAGGGCACCGACAACACCTTCTCGATCCCGGGAACCGAGTCGCAGGCCGGTCTCGAGATGCTCGGGCGCACCTTCCCCCAGGTCAGCGGGGCGAGCGCCCAGATCATCGTCGTCTCGGCCGACGGCACGAGCGTGCGCGACCAGAACTATCAGGATGCCGTTCAGAAGGCGTCGACCGATATCGGTCGACTCGACTTCGTCGAAGCCGTCACCGGCCCCTACGACGCGCGCATCTCGGGCGGGATCTCCGACGACGGCCGAGCCGCGATCATCCGAATCCAGTTCGCCGGCGAATCGACCGAGGTGCCCGCCGCCACCAAGGACGCCCTGCGGGACGCGACCACCGCCCTGGGGCAGGAGCTTCTCTCGGGGTCGCAGGCGATCCTGGGTGGCCAGCTCTTCGCCACCGAGATCCCCGGCGCCTCGCTGACCGAGGCACTCGGCGTACTGATCGCCGCGCTCGTGCTCATGGTGACGTTCCGCTCGTTCCTGGTGGCCGGGATGCCGTTGGCCACCGCGATCCTCGGCGTCGCGCTGTCGATCGGGCTCATCTTCATCGCGACCGGGTTCGCGACCGTGTCGTCGACCACCCCGCTGCTGGCGGTCATGCTGGGCCTGGCGGTCGGCATCGACTACGCCCTGTTCATCGTGTCGCGACATCAGGACCAGACCCGCGCGGGGATGGACCCCGAGGAGTCGACCGCCCGCGCCGTCGGCACCGCGGGGTCGGCCGTCGTGTTCGCCGGCATCACGGTGCTCATCGCGCTCATCGGGCTGAGCTTCGCCGGCATCCCGTTCCTGACGACCATGGGCATCGCGGCCTCCGTCGCCGTGGCGATCGCGGTGTGCGTGGGCCTGACGCTCACCCCCGCGTTCCTCGGGTTCGCCGGACACCGCGTCGTGGGTTGGGGGTACAGCCGGTCGAAGGCCGCGCGCCTCCGACGCGGCATGTCGCCCCCGCAGGAAGCCGACGCCGACGCGGAGCGCGAGAGGGAGACCACCGCGGCAGCTTCGCGCGCCGGACGGACAGGCCCCGCCCAGCGCTGGGTGGGGCTGGTGACGCGGCATCCGGTCGTCACCACCGTCGCGGTGATCGGCCTGCTCGGTGTGACCGCGATCCCCGCGGCCTCGCTCGCCCTCACCCTGCCCAACGCCGGTCAACTACCCCAGGGCGACGAGGCGCGCGTGGCGTACGAGCTGACCGACGAGTACTTCGGCCCCGGCGCCAACGGCCCGCTCATCATGACCGGCACGATCGTCACCTCGAACGACCCGCTGAATCTCATGACGAGCATCGGTGACGAGATCGCGAAGATCCCGGGGGTCGCCAAGGTGGCCCTGGCCACCCCCAACGCGACGGCCGACACCGGCATCGTGCAGATCGTGCCCGAGACGGCCCCCGACGACCCGCGCACCGCCGACCTCGTGCGCGAGCTCCGCGCCGCCGAACCGCGCCTGTACGACCAGTTCGGCGTGCACCTGCTCGTCACCGGCTACACCGCCGTCACGATCGACATCTCCGACCAGCTGGGCGCCGCCCTGCTGCCTTTCGGTCTGTTCGTGGTGGGGCTGTCGCTCGTGCTGCTGATGATCGTGTTCCGCTCGGTCTGGGTGCCGCTCACGGCCGCCGGCGGCTATCTGCTGTCCGTCGCCGCGTCGTTCGGCGTCGTGGCCGCGGTGTTCGAGTGGGGCTGGTTCGCCGACGCTCTGCACGTGGCCAAGGTCGGACCGATCATCAGCTTCATGCCCATCGTCGTCATGGGCGTGCTGTTCGGGCTCGCGATGGACTACCAGGTGTTCCTCGTCTCGCGCATGCGCGAGGACTACGTGCACGCCGACCGCGAAGGCCGCACGCCGCGCGAGATCGCCCTCGGAGCCGTCCGCAGCGGGTTCTCGGCATCCGCCCGCGTGGTCGTCGCCGCCGCCGTCATCATGTTCGCCGTCTTCGTCGCCTTCGTACCCGAGGGGGACTCGAGCCTCAAGCCGATCGCCCTGGGCCTGGCCGTGGGCGTCGCGGTGGACGCATTCCTGGTGCGCATGACACTGGTGCCGGCGATCCTCGCGCTGCTGGGCGCGAAAGCGTGGTGGATGCCCCGTTGGCTCGACCGGTTGCTGCCGAAGCTCGACGTCGAAGGCGAAGCGGTCGAACGCGAGGTGCGCCTGGCCGACTGGCCGAGCGAGCCCTCGATCGCGATCGCCGCCGACGACCTGCGCACGGTCGGATCCACGGATGCCGAGGAGCCGGTCTTCTCGGACCTGTCGCTGCGACTGCCCTACGGCGAAACCCTGCTCGTGACCGGTGAGACCCGCACGACGCGAGCCCTGCTGCTCGCCCTGTCGGGACGGATGTCGCAGATCGATGGACGCCTGCGCGTCGACGGACTCCTCGTACCCGAGCGCGCCGGGGCCGTGCGCTCGCGCGTCGGCGTCGCCCTGCTGGACGACCCCACCGAAGCCGCGGCCGACATCGCCCGAGCCGCCTCGCGCGGCACGCGGGTCGTGCTGGTGTCGGACATCGACCGCCTCGACGACGATGCCCGGGAAGACGTGGCCCAGGTGCTTCGCCGAGCCGCAACCGATGCGCGCGAGCGCAGCGACGACGCCTCGTCGCCCTTCACGCTCATCGTGTCGGCCCGCGACGAACGCCTGGCTCTCGCCCTGCTCGCCCAAGCGCAGCGCCCCGACGTCACGACCCTCGCCCTGCCGACCCCGCGTCGCCACCGCCCCGAACCCGAAACCTTCGCCGATCTCTCCGAGGTGTTCGCATGA